In the Oceanibaculum nanhaiense genome, CATCGCGATTGCATCCGATCATGCCGGCTTTGCGCTGAAGAGCGTTTTGAAGCACGAGCTGGAAATTTTGGGATATGCGCCGCTCGATCTGGGAACCGACGATACCGCGTCGGTGGATTACCCGGATTATGCGGAGAAGCTGGCCCAGGCGATAAAGGCGGGCAAAGCGGCGCGCGGCATTCTGGTCTGCGGCACCGGCATCGGCATCAGCATCGCCGCCAATCGTCACCGGGAAATCCGCGCGGCGCTGTGTCAGGATGTGACCACGGCGCAGCTGTCGCGGGAGCATAATGATGCGAATGTGCTGGTGCTCGGCGGTCGCATCGTGGGCGAGGAGGTGGCGAAAGGATGCCTGAAGGTGTTCCTGGAGACGCCTTTCGCCGGCGGCCGTCATGAAGGGCGGGTCGCGAAACTCTCGAAAACCTAGGTTCACAGTGCTGGACAAGCCGTTATGCCGGGGGCTATGCCCTCACTCCCGTTTCTCAGCTTCGCCGTTCCCCAGATTTCCCGTTCCTTAGCTTCAAGGTTGCCGCCTCGATGACTTCCTCCAAGCCCCTCGCTTCCCGCCCGCTCAGCCATGACCGGTTCTTCGAGGCCTCGCTGGCAGAGGCCGATGCCGACCTGAAGGCAGCCATCCAGGATGAGCTTCATCGGCAGCAGGAACAGATCGAACTGATCGCCTCGGAAAACATCGTCTCCCGCGCTGTGCTGGAAGCGCAGGGTTCGGTGATGACCAACAAGTACGCCGAGGGCTATCCCGGCAAGCGCTATTATGGCGGCTGCGAGTTCGTCGATGTTGCCGAGGCGTTGGCGATTGAGCGCGCGAAGAAGCTGTTCAACTGCAGCTTCGCCAATGTGCAGCCGCATTCCGGCGCGCAGGCCAACCAGGCGGTCATGCTGGCGCTGGCCAAGCCCGGCGACACCATCATGGGGCTGTCGCTGGCGGCTGGCGGCCATCTGACCCATGGCGCCGCGCCGAACCTGTCGGGCAAGTGGTTCAACGCCGTGCAGTATGGCGTGCGCCGCCAGGACGGGCTGATCGACTATGATGTGGTCGAGGAGATGGCGAAGGAGCACAAGCCGAAGATCATCATCACCGGCGGCTCGGCCTATCCGCGCACCATCGATTTCAAGCGCTTCCGAGAGATTGCCGATTCGGTCGGCGCGATCTTCTGGGTCGATATGGCGCATTTCGCCGGTCTGGTGGCTGGCGGTGCCTATGCCGATCCGCTGCCGCACGCGCATGTGGTGACCACCACCACGCACAAGACGCTGCGCGGTCCGCGCGGCGGCATGATCCTCTCCAATGACGAGGATCTGGGCAAGAAGATCAATTCCGCTGTCTTCCCCGGTCTGCAGGGCGGCC is a window encoding:
- the rpiB gene encoding ribose 5-phosphate isomerase B, with the protein product MTETIAIASDHAGFALKSVLKHELEILGYAPLDLGTDDTASVDYPDYAEKLAQAIKAGKAARGILVCGTGIGISIAANRHREIRAALCQDVTTAQLSREHNDANVLVLGGRIVGEEVAKGCLKVFLETPFAGGRHEGRVAKLSKT
- the glyA gene encoding serine hydroxymethyltransferase, which encodes MTSSKPLASRPLSHDRFFEASLAEADADLKAAIQDELHRQQEQIELIASENIVSRAVLEAQGSVMTNKYAEGYPGKRYYGGCEFVDVAEALAIERAKKLFNCSFANVQPHSGAQANQAVMLALAKPGDTIMGLSLAAGGHLTHGAAPNLSGKWFNAVQYGVRRQDGLIDYDVVEEMAKEHKPKIIITGGSAYPRTIDFKRFREIADSVGAIFWVDMAHFAGLVAGGAYADPLPHAHVVTTTTHKTLRGPRGGMILSNDEDLGKKINSAVFPGLQGGPLMHVIAAKAVAFGEALKPEFKDYARAVVENAKVLSATLVERGLDIVSGGTDSHVVLVDLRPKKLTGNIAEKALERAGITCNKNGVPFDPEKPMVTSGVRLGSPAATTRGFGTAEFRQVGEMIGDVLDGLAANRDDNSAVEDVVRGRVKELCARFPIYSNLG